GCTCGATGCTGTCCAGCTCGGCGTGCGGTGTCTGTGGCACGGTGCTCATCGAAGACCTGCGGCACGACCTCGGCGTGTTGCCGGCCGGACCCAAGGTCGAGCCCACCTTGTTGCCCGGGCTCGTCGACCGGCTCCGCTCGGGGCAGGGAATCTTCGAGCGCACCGGCGGGCTCCATGCCGCGGGTCTGTTTTCGGCCGGCGGCGGCCTGGTCTACCTGCGCGAGGACATCGGGCGGCACAACGCGGTCGACAAGGTGGTCGGCCGGGCTCTGCTGGACGACCGGCTCCCGGCCGCCGACTCGATCCTGGTGGTGAGCGGGCGCGCCGGCTATGAGATCGTGCAGAAGTCGATCACCGCCGGGATCGCGGTGCTGGCCGCGGTCGGGGCGCCGTCGAGCCTGGCGGTGGCGCTGGCACGCGAGTTCAACCAGACCCTGGTCGGATTCCTCCGCGGCGACCGCTACAACGTCTACTCGGCGCCCGAACGCCTCGAGCGTTGATCTCAGTTTTCAGCACCCGCCCGGCGGCTCGGGCGGCCCTGGTCGCGGGCTATGTGCTGCTGGTCGAATCCGCGCGGGCGCTCCTCTCCACCGCGCCGTACGCCGCCATCCCGGCGCTTCTGCTCGGGGGGGCGGCGCTGGCGGTGGCGGCGCTCGGCTGGCCCGCCGCGCGCCTGGGCCTGGGCACCTCGAAGCTCGGCCTGCGCATCCTGGGCGGCCTTGCCCTGGGCGCGGTCCTCCTGCTGCCCGCGGCGGCCCGAGCCGGCGCCGCCCCGATGCTGCCGGCCGGCCTGGCGCTGGCGGCGGTCGCGGTCTCGATCGGCGAGGAGCTGGCTTTTCGCGGCGCGCTCTACGCCGCGCTGGAGGAGGTTGGTGGAGCGCCGCTCGCGGTGGCCGGGAGCACCGTGGCGTGGACGGCGGCGCACGCTCTCTCACATCCTCCGGCCTTTCTCGGCGCGGTCGCCGCGGCAGGACTGCTGCTCGGCCTGTGGCGCTGGGCGTGCCGCGACCTGGTGGCTCCGATGGTCGGACACGTGATCGCCGACCTCGCCCTATGACAAGACTCCTGATGCTGGCCGCGGCAGCGGTCACATACCTGCTGGCGGCCTGGATGGTCGCCCCGGGCTTTTACGACGGCTTCACGCCGCAGCAGCCCTACAACTGGGTGTGCCCGCCGGCGCAGGCGGCCAGCAATCAGACGCCCTCCGGCGGCCGACTGGACATCAAGGTGATCGACGGCGCAAGCGATGCGAACTCCGCGTTCACCAACGACGGCCAGGTCGTGATCGGATTCCTGCCCGGGGCCTTCGACAGCACCGGCAAGACGGACATCACCGTCGACATCACGCCGGTCGTTCCGTGTCCCACCCCGGCCGGCCTGCACTTCGCCACCAACGTTTACAAGATCACGGCCAGCGCTCTCTTGGTCAAAGCCGCGAACCTGGTGCTCCGTTACTCGGACCTCGTGCCGGCGCCCAGTGACGTCTACTTCGCCGGCGACCCGGGCGGCCCGTGGCGGTCGATCGGTGCGGCCCAGCAAGCGCAGCCCTTCACCATGGACACCTCGACGAAAGCCTTCGGCTACTTCGCCGCCGGCTATCCGGCCAACGCGGCGCCGCCCCCGGGCTCGATCAGGGTCGGAGGCGGGCAGCTCTTGCCCATCGCCGTGGCGGTCCTGATCGTCGGGGTGGTCGTGGCGGGCATCCCGCTCGCCATCCTCCGTCGTCGTCGCGACGCCGGGGCCGGCGCGGAGCCGGACGACGACGAGGCGATCTGAGCGCCCTCAGTCGTACTTGACGGCTTCGAACAGCGTGCCGCACCGCCGGCAGCGGTACTGAAGCGTCATCGCCTGGGTGCCGAACAGCGAGATCACCTCGGCGTCGTGGGCGCGGCAGTGGGGGCAGCGAGGTTCGGAACGGGGACCGGCCCCGGCCGGGTGGGGGGCTGGGGCGGCCCGGCGCCGTTCAGCTTTCTTTGGCGGCACTGGACGGCGCGAACCTCTTCTCTTCGAGGCCGCGCAGCATGCTGAAGGTCCGTTCGTCGATCGCCCCGGGCCGGCTGCGGCGGCGCACCGGGTCCCAGGTCCTCCAGTCGGCATGGACGGTCGGGGCCTTGGTCTCGAGCCGTTCCTCCAGCCGGGCCCGAAGCTCGGACGGACCCATGCCCAGGCGCCCGTCGCGATGCAGCGCGGCGGTCTCGCCGTCGGGCGGGCCGAACCACTCGACCGCTTCCTGCCAGGCGGCGTTGAGCGGCCCCGCGTCGATGCCGGACTTCAACCAGCTGCGGCCGTGGAGGAAGTGATAGCGCTCCTCCATGAGCATCTTTCGGAGCCGGTGCTGCAGGACGTCGACCGAGCCGCCGGCGCAGGCCTCGATCATCACGGTGAAGGCGGTGTCGAGGATCGCGTTGGCGGCGACGAACTGGGCCCACTGCGACCACGGTTGGTCGAAGTAAAGGAGGGCGCGGAGGCTGGCGGGGTCGGACTCACGCTCGGGGCCCCGCGGATCGGCGCCCAGGGGCTCGAGGCAGCCGTAGAGGACGCGGCTGTGGCCGAGGTCGTCCAGGCCCATCGCGGCGGCGGCGATGTCGGCCTCCAGCGAGGGGGCGCGGGTCGCCCACTCGGCGTAGCGCAGGCCGAGCATCTGCTTGTTGTCCGCGATGCTGAGGACGATGTCGGAGAGGCTCATGCTTCGCCGGGCTGCCACAGGGTGATCAGGTCCTCTTTACGGACGATGGCCATCTCGATCCAGCGCTCCTCGTCATAGGTCGCGCGCGCGTAGGCCATCGCCAGGTCGTCATCCGGGGCGACGACGCTGCCGACCTGGTGGAGAGGCTCGATGCGCGTCTTGCGAGCGAACACCTCGTACTCGACCGCATCACCGCTGACCCGCCTGTACCGCGTCAAACCGCCAGCCCCCAGGCTTCGAGCGCATCGCGGCCGGCCTCGGTCATAAGCGCCACCGTCCAGGGAGGATCCCAGACCACGTTGACCCGGACCTCGCGCACACCGGCCTCGCGCAGCAGCCGCTCACGGACGTCGTCGAGGATGAAGTCGGAGGCGGGACAGCCCATCGCGGTGAAGGTGAGATCGACCTCGACCACGCCGTTCTTCTCGCGGATGTCATAGATGACCCCGAGGTCGACGAGGTTGATCGGCATCTCGGGGTCCTGGACCTCGGCGAGCGCGGCCCACAGCGCCTCGGTCAGGATCACGACCCGTTGTGATGCGTCTTGCGGAACTTGTGGAACTCCTCCTGGAACATCGCCACCATCTCGGCGTTGCGCGGTCCGCGGGCGCGCCAGCGGACGAGCACGTCCTCCCACGAGATCGGTTGTTTGAAATCCCAGCGCTTGGCCTCGGCATCGAACTCGCACGGGAAGGGATAGTCGAGCTCCCACACGTCCTTGCCGTCGCGCGTTTCTCTGTGCGCCGGCACCTTGATCCCGATCTGCTCGCAGTACGGGACGACGGTCGAAAGCCACCACTGGCGCAGCTGGTCGTTGGTCAAACCCTTGAGGCGGTACTCGAGCTGGGTCGAGTGCATCTTCAGCGAGTCCGGGAGGCCGAACCATTCGACGCTCAGCGGGAACATCCAGTCGACGGCACGCTGGAGCTCATCTTTGGCCGCGCCGCCCGCCTGGCTGATGCGCTTCATCCACGTCCGGCCGTTGCGGAGGTGGAAGTTCTCTTCCGTCATCACCTTGTTCAGCCCGCGTTTCCATGGGCCGTACGAGCACTTGTCGTGGATGTCGCCCAGGAGGCAGAAGCCGGCCTGGTCGTACATCCCGTTGGCGACCACGAGCTCGGTCCAGCTGTCCAGCGGGACGTCGAAGGCGTAGGGGTAGCGGAAGCTCTTGGGGTCGCGGCTGAAGATGAGCTTTTCCTGGTCCTCGCCCAGGTCTTCGAGGATGTGGTAGGCGATGTGAGCGTGCGCCAGCTCGTCCTGGATGATCGCGATCCCGGTCATGAAGGCGTTGATCGAGGGCGCGCGCTTGGCGGCGAGGTAGTAGGCGGGGGCGGAGATGAGCTCGGTGTCGCCGGAGACGATGAGCGTGTGCTTCAGCTCGCGGAGGTACTCGGGGGTCATCTCCTTCGACGACTCGATCAACTCGCCCGACTTGATCATCTGGTCGAACTCGGCCGCCGATGCCATGGCCTCCAATTGTCGCCCACCGGGGGCGGGTAGAATCGTGGTTCTCTCGCCGGCCGACGATACCCGGCCGCGCCGTGGTGGCTATAGCTCAGTAGGCAGAGCACCAGATTGTGGATCTGGGTGTCGCGGGTTCAAGTCCCGCTAGCCACCCCATCTATGACGTCGCTTGGTCAGCTGCATAGTCTATCGACAGCCGGTGATATCGCAGAATGAATCCTCATCGTACCTGCAATGCCTATCAGTAGTGCGATAGAATGCAGTCGAGTTGGCGCGGATTACCCAAGCTCGACTCGCAGAGCTCGCCGAGGACCAATGGGGTCTGCTGACGCGCCGGCAGGCTGAGCAGGCGGGGGTTTCGCAAGCGACACTCCAGCGCCTGGCTGCCGGCGGTGTCCTCGTGAGGGTGGCTCATGGCGTCTACCACCTCGCCGGCGCGCCCGAACCTGACCACATCACTCTCAGGGCGGCGTGGCTGCAGCTTGCGCCCGAGGTGCCGGCCTGGAAGCGAGAGCCGGGCGAAGGCGTCGTATCGCACCGTTCAGCTGCATCGATGTTTGGCCTGGGGCATCTCCCCGCCGACCGACACGACTTCATCCTCCCGGAGCGCAGACAGACGAGGCGCCCCGACGTTCGATTTCATCTGGCGGTTCT
Above is a window of bacterium DNA encoding:
- the fdhD gene encoding formate dehydrogenase accessory sulfurtransferase FdhD; the protein is MAKPSAPGVRIRSWRAGQWTDSPDVVVTEEPMQLMLDGQPLSVVMRTPGEDIELCLGLIFAEGIVRSRHDVHAIRISAEANETEGGVKVEPELVESNQVDVRLATAPRRRPERSMLSSSACGVCGTVLIEDLRHDLGVLPAGPKVEPTLLPGLVDRLRSGQGIFERTGGLHAAGLFSAGGGLVYLREDIGRHNAVDKVVGRALLDDRLPAADSILVVSGRAGYEIVQKSITAGIAVLAAVGAPSSLAVALAREFNQTLVGFLRGDRYNVYSAPERLER
- a CDS encoding CPBP family intramembrane metalloprotease, whose amino-acid sequence is MISVFSTRPAARAALVAGYVLLVESARALLSTAPYAAIPALLLGGAALAVAALGWPAARLGLGTSKLGLRILGGLALGAVLLLPAAARAGAAPMLPAGLALAAVAVSIGEELAFRGALYAALEEVGGAPLAVAGSTVAWTAAHALSHPPAFLGAVAAAGLLLGLWRWACRDLVAPMVGHVIADLAL
- a CDS encoding metal-sulfur cluster assembly factor, whose protein sequence is MPINLVDLGVIYDIREKNGVVEVDLTFTAMGCPASDFILDDVRERLLREAGVREVRVNVVWDPPWTVALMTEAGRDALEAWGLAV
- a CDS encoding phenylacetate-CoA oxygenase subunit PaaI, whose protein sequence is MASAAEFDQMIKSGELIESSKEMTPEYLRELKHTLIVSGDTELISAPAYYLAAKRAPSINAFMTGIAIIQDELAHAHIAYHILEDLGEDQEKLIFSRDPKSFRYPYAFDVPLDSWTELVVANGMYDQAGFCLLGDIHDKCSYGPWKRGLNKVMTEENFHLRNGRTWMKRISQAGGAAKDELQRAVDWMFPLSVEWFGLPDSLKMHSTQLEYRLKGLTNDQLRQWWLSTVVPYCEQIGIKVPAHRETRDGKDVWELDYPFPCEFDAEAKRWDFKQPISWEDVLVRWRARGPRNAEMVAMFQEEFHKFRKTHHNGS